A section of the Diabrotica virgifera virgifera chromosome 8, PGI_DIABVI_V3a genome encodes:
- the LOC126890238 gene encoding uncharacterized protein LOC126890238: protein MADGRRSVSKTTQGEEQKEEKSDVEKFMELILTKMEENNNKIETKLIHLDENNKKMRIKLDETSQKAEGNSKSLEQKLEENSQKAEENNKSVEHKLEENREKLEETLEKMEYKLEETSKRLEEQIEQRHKERINMVEEDMEKEAEWTNKRFMMVDENISEIKKEQKTSKEKEDQLENKWKIEVKEVKQEIEKMERKIRNTTKGTIIHTIETSDNRIYFNGD from the exons atggcAGATGGACGTAGATCTGTTTCGAAGACGACACAGGGAGAGGAACAGAAGGAAGAGAAATCTGACGTTGAAAAATTTATGGAATTAATACTaacaaaaatggaagaaaataataataaaatagaaacaaaattaatTCACTTGGATGAAAACAACAAGAAAATGAGAATAAAACTAGACGAGACTAGTCAAAAAGCAGAAGGAAATAGTAAATCATTAGaacaaaaattagaagaaaatagtcAGAAAGCAGAAGAGAATAATAAATCAGTAGAGCAtaaattagaagaaaata GGGAGAAATTAGAAGAAACATTAGAGAAGATGGAATATAAACTTGAGGAGACATCTAAGAGACTAGAAGAACAAATTGAACAAAGG CATAAAGAAAGAATTAATATGGTAGAGGAAGATATGGAAAAGGAAGCAGAATGGACGAACAAGAGATTTATGATGGTAGATGAAAATATAAGTGAAATAAAGAAAGAACAAAAAACATCTAAAGAAAAGGAGGATCAATTGGAAAATAAATGGAAGATTGAAGTAAAAGAAGTAAAACAAGAAATAGAGAAGATGGAGAGGAAGATAAGAAATACAACTAAAGGAACTATAATACATACAATTGAAACCTCAGATAACAGGATATATTTCAATGGAGATTAA